The genome window ATATGATCTTTAAAATTTTATTGAATGATTTTCAAAGCTGTGAACTTGGACTAGTTTTTCAACATATTAAGAAGTTCTATCCTACTACCTGCTCCAGTCTTTTGATAGAGGTTGTAAATATGAGTCCGTACTGTTGCCGGAGAAATGAAAAGTTGTGCGGCAATTTCCTTGTTGGTAAGACCTTGTCCAATCATCACAGCCATCTCAACTTCTCTTGCCGATAATTTCAGGCTTCTTATCCGTTCTTCTGGGACTGTTTCAAGGAGGTGTTGACCCGTTTTAGATGGTTTGAGCAGTTTAATGGCTGCCGACATGGAGATCAAATTCCATGACAAATAAAACAGATGGTCCAGTGATAACATCGCTAGCCATTCTATTCCTGAAGATTGTAAGGCAGATTCTATGAGTCCTGCAGGCGCAAAGACGATTGAGCATAAACCATAAGCTTTCATTAAAGGACGTAAGGCAGTCGGCTCTCCTGGGTTGAGAGGACCCTGAGCTAGAATCCCGAAAGAAAACATTGCCAATCCTGTTAAAATATGACCTCCCAGATTCCACGCTTGTATACCTGTCAAGGCAGCAATTCCGGCAGTTCCACTCTGTACTGTTGAAACTAATATCATATTCGCAATACTTTTTGTAATCACAAGAATAGCAAACCAGGATGCTAGCGCAGGAAAGCCACTCTTGAGAGATCCTGGAGGTGAAATCCGTTTGATAAGAATAATCACGATCGTCCAGATAGCTGTATTGGTTGCTGTTGCTAGAAAAAGAATGATTCGCGCTACGGGGTCATGAAATCCTGAAGGTAGATTCTGAAGATAGTACATGATTATTATTAAGCCAGTTCCGAAAATAAAAAGGACTTGGAAGACTAAGAGAGGGGTCAGAAGAGTACTACGGATACGCATCTTCAACAACAAGATCGCCGTACTGCCCATAAATCCTGTAGCAAAAAAGAGGATGTAGAAAGCCATAAGAAAATGCTGCATACAAACTTCCAAAGTTACTATGTATAGTAGTAAATATTATCCTCTTGAGTCGACTCTGTCCAGATTGGAATAGAAGCAAACATGAGACTCTACTACTCACTACCTTTCCATATTAGGACTTGGAATCTATTCGGATAGAATTTTTGAAACCAGTTCCATCCTGCTTTTCACAAGTGTTTTTTCAAATATATGAGAAACATGAGTGCGGACAGTTGTGAATGATATGAAGAGTTTTTCTCCAATCTGCTTGTTAGAATATCCTTTCAATAAGAGTTCTAATACTTCTTTTTCACGTGGACTAATATGGTATTTTTCAAGGAATTCATCATCGGGTGATGTTTTTGATGGAATCGTTCCAAGGGTTGTCAGGTAATGAAGAACGACAGATACTGATACCATACTTAAGATAGCTAAATAGACAAAATCTAAAGAGATTGTCTCTTTTATTTTGAACAGGTTTAAAGAAATATAGATCACAGCAGAGAAAGGGGCAAAGATGAGAGTGAATATTCCCATTCTTTTTATCAAATCTTGAACTGCCTGGTTCCATTTGAGATTGATGCCTGTTATGAACTGATATCCTATATAGAATAGATAGAGGGATATGATGAGTATGAAGAAGGGATAGGTATTTACTGCTGATAAGTTGGGTAAATAATAATAGATGAGTCCACGGGATAATTGAATCATAACGATAACAGTTGTGACAATTCTGAATATTCGTACTTTTGAGTGGGTTAGTTCTAAGAGTATTTTGTATATGAAGAAATATGTTGAAAGTACAATCATTATAGCCAAAATAAAGCTTATGAGAGGGGTAGAATATATGATTTTCAAGCTGTTGGCATAAGATTGTATTAATGATCTTGCAATGCTGAAGAGAAGTATGAGATACAGCAAAAAGAGGTAGAGCCTGTAAAGTTTCCTGTGTAAATGCCTAACTTATTCATCTGTAAATCGATCTCCATATTCCAACTGAAATCGATTCATGGCAGGTTTCCATGCTCTTAGTGGCATAGTCCATTTTTTGGAGGCCTGCTGTATAGCCAAGTATACGATCTTAAATGCAGATTTGTCATTGGGAAAGATCTTCCGATTCTTGATCGCTTTTCGAATGACACTGTTCAAAGATTCTATTGCATTAGTGGTATAGATGATTTTCCGGATTTCATCTGGGTAATCATAAATTGCTATCAGATTTTCCCAATGTCTTTTCCACATTTTACTAATAGAGCCATACTGGCTATCCCACTTTTCAGCAAAATTATTAAGCTCTCTTTCTGCTTCATCCAGAGTGATTGATGAGTAGATTGCCTTCAAATCTCTAGCAGCTTCCTTTCGATCCTTGTATGAAACATATTTCAAGGAGTTCCTGACCATATGTACAATACAGAGCTGAATCTTTGTTTTAGGATAGACGGTATTGATAGCTTCAGGAAATCCAGTTAGTCCATCGACACACGCTATAAAGATATCCTGAACACCCCGGTTCTGGAGCTCTGTCAGCACAGAAAGCCAGAATTTGGCTCCTTCGTTCTCAGAGATCCAGAGCCCCAATAATTCCTTTATACCTTCAGTAGTGATCCCTAGAGCCAGGTAAACAGCCTTTTTGATGACCCGTTTGTCCTGATGTACTTTGACTACGATGCAATCCAGATAAATGATGGGATATAAGCTGTCCAAGGGGCGGTTCTGCCACTGTTCCACTTCTTCAAGAACAGAATCTGTTACCTGAGAAATAAGGGTATGAGAGACATCTACACCATATAAATCTTTAAGTGTCTCAGCGATATCTCTGGTTGTCTGGCCTTTGGCGTAAAGGGTGAGAATCTTCTGATCAAAACCTAGAAGTCTTCTTTGACCTTTCTTAACCATTTGAGGTTCAAACTCTGAGTCTCTATCCCGAGGTGTTTCTATTTCAAGTTCCCCTGAATCAGTTTTTACTTTCTTTGAATTGTAGCCGTTACGGCTATTTTTTTTGTTGTGCCCTTTCCGAGAATGCTTTTCATAACCAAGATGATTATCCATTTCAGCATTTAGAGCTTTTTCAATTGTCAGCTTCATCAGCTGGCCAAGAGGATCAGCCAAGTCTGCCTCGGTCTTAACCCCTTTAGCCAATTCTGTGGCTAACTCATCCAAACGATCTTTGTCTATCATGATACTATTCATCCTAACTCCTATTGCCCTTTTTGGGCTATTCAGAATTAGGCAGTTACACAGTTTTATTTACAGGGTCAAGAGGTACTTTGTTAATTTCCTTTTCAAACATTTATGAAGGAAGCCAACACTGGCAGAACCAACACATCCTAAAGCAAACAATAGAATATAGATTATAATAATAATCGGTTCCATAATCAGCCATGCTAGTTGATCATGAAACCCATGTCAAGTTGATATTCTGGTGGTGCTATTAGTATGCAACAGCTCTCTGGCTCATGGAGGAAATAAAAGATAATAGCACCACATAACGATTATGTCAGTCTATTGAGATATCCGCATCAAAGTCGCATACCGTACTGTAGTGTGCCATAAAACTCAGCTCCTATCGACTCATTTGATGTAAACATCGATTTTGTATCAGGCATACTTCTATAGCCAATATCGAGCATAAGACTGTGAAGAGGACAGAGCTTATACTCTGCAGTCAAGCCTAGAGTGAAGGTTTCAATGAGGAGCTTATCCAGAATTTCCTCTGTCCACACAAGATCATCTCTTTGTTTTCCTGAATATCGAAACTGTACAAACTGAGACCCTGTTCCTACTTTAAGACCCAAATTCCATTTATTAGCTAATTGCCAGTGAGGTTGAATAAAAATTCCGCTGGTTGCAGCCTCAGCTTGATATTTTCGGTCCAGACTGTCTTTATAGGACCGTTCCAATGTATGGAAAACATTTGCCTCAAAGCCAAAGTTTAGAAAATTGCTGATGGAATATATGATTTTTCCATCAATTGTCATGACCGGTTCACTGTCCAGAATTGTGGCTCCAGTTCCGATATACACCGTCCAGGGAGACCTTTGGGATTCCTGATTTTCACTGTAAAGAAATACTGTACAGAGAATAAGGAATATTGTAAAAAGATTCTTTTTCATAGATAACTCCTGTTTGTTTTTGCTGTGAAGTTATCTGATTGAGTTTTGGACGAATATTGTACATTTGTATGATTTGTAATATCTATGGTGAATCATACAAATGTAGGATGTTGAAATGAACAAGGATTCCTTTACGACAAAGGTTTGTTCTCTTATAAAGAGTATTTTATGTCATTAGAATTGAAGGACGGTTGTAATACAAATTCTGTAAAAAATATGTAACAATTATATGGATATATTTTGACAGAATTCATTAACTAAGAATCATTTTCCTCAGGAACAGGTATAGTGTAATATTTTTTTCTTGATAATCTAGTACAAGCTCTAATGAGAATCTATACTGTTTCTATAATGAAAAGAACTTCAGTATTCCTTTTACTTGCAATCATGATTGTTCTATCTTCATGTTCTCATGGGATGAACTCGGAAAAGCTGCCGGAAGCGGTCAATGGAGTCCTGGACCTCTCTCACTGGGACTTTGAAAATAAAGCCGTCTTAGAGTTGAAGGGTGAATGGGAATTTTACTGGAATAACTTCTATGACAATGAGGACTTCTACGACGGGAGCAAAATAGAAAAAACCGGAAATATTATTATTCCGGGAGTATGGAATGGGTATGAAGTTGATGGTGAAAAATTATCAGGTCATGGTTATGGTACTTATCGGCTTCATGTTCTCTTAAACCCTTCCATAGAAACTATTTCACTGAAAGTCTTAACCATGCAAACCGCCGGTAATATTTTTCTGAATGGTGAAAAAGTTATTTCTGCAGGAACCCCCGGGGTTGATTCCCATACAGCCATTCCCGCTTATAAACCTCAGATCATTGTTTATACTCCTGATCGAGACTATGTAGATATAGTC of Oceanispirochaeta crateris contains these proteins:
- a CDS encoding IS256 family transposase yields the protein MDKDRLDELATELAKGVKTEADLADPLGQLMKLTIEKALNAEMDNHLGYEKHSRKGHNKKNSRNGYNSKKVKTDSGELEIETPRDRDSEFEPQMVKKGQRRLLGFDQKILTLYAKGQTTRDIAETLKDLYGVDVSHTLISQVTDSVLEEVEQWQNRPLDSLYPIIYLDCIVVKVHQDKRVIKKAVYLALGITTEGIKELLGLWISENEGAKFWLSVLTELQNRGVQDIFIACVDGLTGFPEAINTVYPKTKIQLCIVHMVRNSLKYVSYKDRKEAARDLKAIYSSITLDEAERELNNFAEKWDSQYGSISKMWKRHWENLIAIYDYPDEIRKIIYTTNAIESLNSVIRKAIKNRKIFPNDKSAFKIVYLAIQQASKKWTMPLRAWKPAMNRFQLEYGDRFTDE
- a CDS encoding helix-turn-helix domain-containing protein encodes the protein MQHFLMAFYILFFATGFMGSTAILLLKMRIRSTLLTPLLVFQVLFIFGTGLIIIMYYLQNLPSGFHDPVARIILFLATATNTAIWTIVIILIKRISPPGSLKSGFPALASWFAILVITKSIANMILVSTVQSGTAGIAALTGIQAWNLGGHILTGLAMFSFGILAQGPLNPGEPTALRPLMKAYGLCSIVFAPAGLIESALQSSGIEWLAMLSLDHLFYLSWNLISMSAAIKLLKPSKTGQHLLETVPEERIRSLKLSAREVEMAVMIGQGLTNKEIAAQLFISPATVRTHIYNLYQKTGAGSRIELLNMLKN
- a CDS encoding response regulator transcription factor; translation: MIVLSTYFFIYKILLELTHSKVRIFRIVTTVIVMIQLSRGLIYYYLPNLSAVNTYPFFILIISLYLFYIGYQFITGINLKWNQAVQDLIKRMGIFTLIFAPFSAVIYISLNLFKIKETISLDFVYLAILSMVSVSVVLHYLTTLGTIPSKTSPDDEFLEKYHISPREKEVLELLLKGYSNKQIGEKLFISFTTVRTHVSHIFEKTLVKSRMELVSKILSE